The following nucleotide sequence is from Acidovorax radicis.
CGCAAATCGAGGCTTTTGGTAGTTCTCTTCGCAAGCTCCGCTTCTTCGAGTTGGCAACAGTAGGGCTATCTATTGTTTGGCTCGTCTATGGAGGGCTTCGGAAAACCGGTTCAATTCGGTCTGCCCGCATCGCGATTGCTCCGGCGCAATGGTCCTTTGCTGCATTCTTACTAGCCATGTTCCTCATCATGTTGGCTCAGCTATTACCTATTCTTCATAACAGTCGCTATAGCTCAACGTTGCTGGATCCGTGGCTTATCCCTCTGGCAGCATTTGGAGTCACCTTTCTTCTACAGCCAATTTTTCAGACAGGCCTTTCCCAAAATAGGCCGTGGTCCATCGGATCGGCACTACGTCGCACGGCATTCAGAGCCCCCCCCCTCGTAGCGTTCGTAATAATCCTGATCTTGACATTTGGCGGATACAACCTTGCCCGGAAACGAGAGCACATCGCAATCGACCCTATGCACATGGGCCAAACAATCGCACGTTTGGAAATTTCAGACAGCAATCGAATCAAGCCAAATGGCATGGACGTTCAAGGTGACCGAGCGTGGATCACGACGAGATCATCCGCAACGCTGAATATCGTCATAGATCAACGTGATGTCGATCTATTGGCCCAGGCCAATCTATTCAACGCTCTCTGGGAAACAGAGATGGCAGTGCGTGCACCAGGCAGGCGCTGCGGAATCGCAGAGACCGCTTACCAGACTACCGATACCCGTATCCTCCAGCCCGCAGAGAGACTATCCTTGCTTTTGCCAATGGTAGCTGACGGCGAGTTTCATAAGCTAGTGACGCACGCCAACCGAGAACTGCGCCCCCACGAATCGGGAAGCTTGCGACTTGTACTTAACTGCCCAATCGGGACTCTCGTAGAGTGGCGTGGTACACGATTACTGGAAAGCCGTCATGCATGGGATGCTGCTGCCCATGTTTCACACCAACCCCTCACCCCAGTCTCCAAAGAATGAGCACCACAACTCAACCTACACCAACCATCGCCGTCATCATTCCTTGCTATAACGAAGAACTCGCAATCAAACAGGTCCTTCTTGCATTCAGAGCATCACTGCCCCACGCCCACCTTTACGTCTTCGACAACAACTCCACCGACGGCACTGCCGAAACTGCGAGTGCAAATGGAGCAACAGTGATTCATGTTCCGCTGCGCGGCAAGGGCAACGTTGTAAGACGCATGTTCGCGGATGTGGAGGCTGATGTGTATGTAATGGTGGATGGTGACGCGACGTACCATGCACCATCAGCGCGCAAGTTGATTGATGCACTTATTGAACGACGTCTTGATATGGTGGTCGGCGCGCGCGTGGAGCCGGATTCCGAGCCAGCGCTTTCATATCGACCAGGACACCGTTTGGGTAACAAACTTTTGACGGGATGCGTGCAGATGATTTTTGGCGGTAGTTTCAGGGACATGCTCTCCGGCTATCGCGTGTTCTCACGCCGCTATGTCAAATCATTTCCCGCGCAGTCGCACGGATTCGAAATCGAAACAGAATTGAATGTGCATGCGCTTGAGTTGCGCATGCCCTGTGCGGAAATCGATACCCCGTACGGGGCGCGCCCTGAAGGCTCCAGCAGCAAACTCTCCACCTACCGGGACGGCTGGCGCATTCTGAAAACGATAGGACGGCTGGTACTCAGCGAAAAACCGTTGCAGTTCTTTGGCTGGCTTGGCCTCGTTTTGATGCTGGTGTCTGTGGCCCTTGTGGCCCCAATCATTCTGGAGTTCGAGCAAACCGGCCAAGTTCGCCGTTTTCCGACACTCGGACTGGTCACCGGTCTGATGTTATGCGGTGCAGTGGCAGTTGTCAGTGGTTTGATACTTCATGGAATCACACAGATGCGCCGTGAGCTCAAACGGTTCACCTACTTAGGCATTAGAGACCTCGGTAACGGTAACGCAAAATCGTGACGTTCAACCGCAAACTAGGGTGGTTTGTCGTGGCAGGGCTGGTGGGACTGGTCGTGGATATCGCCGTCCTAACAGCTTTGCGAGAACCGCTCGGAATTTACAGCGCCCGTGTCGCGTCATTCGTGTTTGCTGCGACCGCAACCTGGTTACTTAATCGCATCCTTACCTTTGCAGGGCGGTCGTCAGGCGTAAGCGTGTGGAATGAGTATCTGCGCTATATGGGACTTATGCTGGGAGGTGGCTTGGTGAACTTCACCACGTATTCGGTTTTGGTTTGGAAGTTCGAACAAACGCCGTTATGGCTAAGCCTGTATGTATGTGTGGGCAGCCTAGCTGGCATGGTTGTCAATTATTTGAGCGCGAGCTACTGGCTGTATCGCCATAAGGCGTGATTTCAATACTTGCAAGCCACAAAAAAGGCCGATTCGCTTCAGGCTTATCGAATCACTTGATGTTTGAGAAAAAAATAATAAACCCCGATCTGCAATGGATCCAAGCACTGCGCGGAATTGCCGCATTGATGGTGTTGTTCTTTCACATGCATCCCCATTGGGATTTGATTCCAACCCTATCAATGACCACTGCCGTGACCCGTTGGGGATTTTCGGGCGTGGACATTTTCTTTGTCCTCAGTGGCTTTGTGGTGTTTCGCTCCGCCCGTCGTACCATACCTGCACGCGGTTTTCGTCCGTTCATTAAGAAGCGCCTGCTTCGCATCTATCTGGGCTATTGGCCTGTACTTTTGCTCATTGCGCTGGTAACGATGTTCGTCTATCAGGAGCGCCTGCCACCAATCAAGAAAATGCTACTGAGCACGCTGCTGCTATATCCCAATATCTGGGACAACTGGCTCCCGCCTGCATGGTCGCTGTCCATGGAAATCTATTTCTATTTGTGGATCGGACTCATTGTTCTGTTACCCCTGCGCTACCAAATTAAAGCCGCAGTTTGCATTATTGTATTTTTGGTCATCTGGGGTATTGGCTGGTTAGCCACAAACCAAGAGGGTGTTTACAACGGTTTGCAACCCCTGCGATACGTATTCACGGGTTTGGGAATTGAGTTTTTGGGCGGAGCACTTATTGCGCACGTCTACGATAAGCAGGCACTCATATTTGAGCGGCCGCGCCTCACACTGCCTTTATGTATCGCATTGATTTGCGCGGGTTTCTCTTTGGGAATGACCTCGCCCTATTTCGATCGCGTAGAAGTGATGCGAGTTGCCAGTTTCGGAATGATCGGCATGTCTGCCCTAGTCTTAGTATTAACCCTAGAGCAAACCAAACTCACTCCGCCGACCTGGCTGGTTGCCGTGGGTAATGCCTCCTATAGCATCTACCTGCTCCACACCTTTCTGCTGGACGCCAGCGGTAGGATTCGCGTTGAAAATGGAATAACGAGTCCAGCAGCGCTGCTGACATTTCTTCTTTGCCTCCCTCTCATAATTGTGCTGATCAGCCTACTGTGGTACCGCTTGATAGAGAAACCCATCATGAAAACCGCCCTATGAGCCCTCTTGCAAGTTGGCCGATCGATGCCACACACTACATCCGTGGCCTACTGACTGATATCGACGACACATTAACCACCGAAGGATCTATCACCGGCGACGCGATGGACGCGTTGGCCCGATTAAAGGCGGTGGGACTACACCTTATTCCCATCACGGGTCGCCCGGTCGGATGGAGCGAGCCCTTCGCACTGGCATGGCCCGTTGATATGATCGTGGTCGAAAATGGAGCAGTTGCGTTGAAGCGCAATTTAACGGGCGGTATCGACAAGTTTTATCAACAGGATGCATCTACGCGCGCGCGAAACTTCTCCCGCATGCAAGAAGTGTTGACCAATATTGAAGCGACTGTACCTGGAGCGTTCAGAGCCACCGATTCGGCGGGCCGTGAAACGGACATCGCCATCGACCACAGCGAATTCACCCACCTGCCGCAGGACGCCATCGACCACGCGGTGCGCATCATGCGCGCTGCAGGCATGAACGCCACCGTGAGCAGCATCCACATCAACGGATGGTTCGGCGCGCACAACAAACTCGAGGGCGCCCGCTGGATCGTGCGCGAGCTGCTCGGGCGTGACCTCGATGCCGAGATCGACCGCTGGGTCTATGTGGGCGACTCGACCAACGACCAGCTCATGTTCCAGCACTTCCCCCACAGCGTGGGCGTGGCCAACATTGCCCGCTTTGTGCCGCAACTGCAACACCTGCCGCGCTATGTGACGCAGGGCGAGCGCGGCGCCGGGTTTGCCGAGGTGGCGCGGGCCATTCTGGCGGGCCGGTAACGCAGCGGGCACTGCCTCTGCAGCACCTCGACCGGGAAACTTTGGTAAGACTTACCTCAATCGAGGGGCAACAGCCGCCTCGCATTGGGGAGAGCCGCTTGCCAGAGCCCTGTGCTACACCATTCATTTTTGATAAAAACAGGGCATAGCGCCCGATGGATAAGCGCCAATAGCTATATTTTTTATAGCAAACCATTCCAACCAGACGCCCTTCTCAAGCTTTGAGAAAAATGTCTGTATCCGGCGCAAAGCAGGTATGTAAAGGCAGCAGCGCCCCGCCCAGCGCCCGGGCGTCCGAGCCCATGGTGCCCAGCTCCAGCCGGGGTGGCTGGTGCAGGCCTTCCCAGTTGTAGTCGGCCAGCGCGTGGCGGGCGCTTTCGCACAGGGCCTGTAGCAGCTCTGGGGCGGCGGCGCCATCGACCACTACGGCGTCCAGATCCAAAAACGCGGTGGCAGAGACGATGCAGTGAGCCAGGCCTGCTGCGGCTCGGGCAATCCAGCCCCGGCTGTGTTCCAGCCACGGGGCTTGCAGAACGCGCTTGTCGTAGGCAGCCATGGGGTCGAGGCCGTGTTCGCGAAAGCGCTGCTCCAGCTCCCACAGCGAGGCCTGGCTGATGAGCTGCGCGGGGGCCTGGCCCGGCTGGGCGGGTGACAACGGCAGCGAGGCCACGGCGCCAGCGTTACCGTGCAGGCCGCGGTGCAGGTGCGAGTTGATGACCAGCCCGCCGCCCACAAAGGTGTCCATGAACAGGTACAGAAAGCTGGGGATGTCGCGCCCACGGCCCTGCAGCAGTTCGGCCACGCAGGCGGCCGAGGTGTCCTTGGCAAAGCTCACGGGCAGCTCGGTCATCTGCTGCACCTGCTCTGCCAGGTCGATGTTGTTCCAGGCTTCGGATTGCGCCTCGGTGAGCCCCAGCATGCGGTGCCAGCCGCCCAGCTGGAACGGTGCGGCCACGCCCACCCCCACCACGCGCGAGCGCAGCGGGCCCAGGCCGTCGAGCAGCTGGTTGAGGTGCGTGCGGATGGCGGGCAGTAGCACGTCGATGTCAGGAAAGGCGTAGTCGAGCACCACGCGCTCGCGCACATGGCCGGTGAAGTCCACCAGCAGCCAGTCGGCGCTGCGGCGGCCGATCTTGATGCCGATGGCGAATGCGCCGTCAGGGTTCAGGCCAATGGGCACCGAGGGCTGGCCCACCCGGCCGCGCACGGGGGCCTCGCGGCGCAGCAGCTGGTCTTCGTCGAGCCGCGCGGTGATGAGGCCGATGGTCTGCGCCGTGAGGCCCGTGACGCGCGCCATCTCGGCTTTGGCCAGGCTGCCGTGGGTGCGCAGGGCTTGCAGCACCACGCGCTCGTTGAACTGGCGCAGCCCCACGTGGTTGGAGCCGCGCTGGCGCAGCAGGGCTGGGCCGGCGGCAGTGTTGTCAACGGCGGGTGGAGATGCGTCGGTGTCCAGCATGGTGATGAAACGATCAGGCGTTCAGAGTGTCGCCGATGACACCCTTGCGCAGCAGGAAGTTGCCCCAGGGCTGCAGCTCTCCCGTCACAACGATCGCATAGGCCTTTTTGACGCGCTCGTAGAACGCAAAACGCTCCACACCCTCAGCCTGCGCGCTGGCCACGCCCTCGCGCGCCAATATGTCCATGGTTTCGCGCTGCAGGGCTGAGCGGTAGGGCACCTCGGTGCCACCCACCTGCATGTAAGCCACGGGGTGCGGCACATCCTGCGCCAGGGGCAACACGCTGGCCACCGCTTGCACGGCACGCGCCATGCCAATGCCGGGCAGGCGCAGCACAGGCTTGCCGATGCCCAGGCTCATGGCGGTGAAGTTGGCGTCGGCCAGCACGATGGCGTCGTCATGGCCCATCTCGGCCAGCACCTTGAGCAGGTCGGGGGTCAGCAGGGGGTCAATGTTTTTCAGCATGGCTGCGTCTTCAGGCAAGGCATTCGGCGGGCAGGTCGGACGCCGCCATGGCCCCGGTCATCACGGCCACGGTGTCACTCATGCTGATCTTCTTGGGGTTGACCACCGCCGCACGCTTGCCCAGGCGGGCGATGTGGATGCGGTCGGCAATCTCGAACACATGGGGCATGTTGTGGCTGATGAGGATGACGGGCAGGCCCTTGTCGCGCACTCGGCGGATCAGCTCCAGCACCATGTTGCCTTCCTTCACGCCGAGGGCGGCGGTGGGTTCATCCATGATGACAACATGGCGCGCAAACGCTGCCGCCCGCGCCACGGCCACGCACTGGCGCTGGCCGCCAGAGAGTGTCTCCACCGCCTGCGTCATGGAGCGGATGCCGACCTTGAGCTCGGCCATGCGGGCCACGCTTTCTTCGAGCATCTTTTTCTTGTCGAGCATGCGCAGCGCACTGCCCAGCAGTCCGGGTCGGCGCAGTTCGCGGCCCAGAAACAGGTTCTCGGCAATGGTCATGGCCGGGGCCACGGCCAGGTCCTGGTACACGGTTTCGATGCCCGCGCGGCGCGCGTCGATGGGGCTCTTGAACTGGATGCGCTGGCCGTCGAGCAGGATCTCGCCTTCGTCGGGCACGGTGGCGCCCGACAGCGCCTTGATAAGGCTCGATTTTCCCGCGCCGTTGTCGCCGATCACAGCCAGGATTTCACCGGCGCGCAGCTCAAAGTCGGCGCCGTCGAGTGCAGTAACTTGGCCGTAGCGCTTGACCAGCCCTTTGGCCTGCATGACCAGCGGGGCGTTCGTTGTGTAGGTGGAGTTGGTCATGATCAACGCACTCCTTTGCGCGAGAGTTGGTCGGTGGCCACGGCCAGGATCACGAGTATGCCGGTCACCAGGATCTGGTACACCGACGACACACCCATGAGCGTGAGCCCATTGCGGAACACGCCCACAATCAGCGCCCCCACCAGCGTGCCCAAAATCATGCCGCGCCCGCCAAATAGGCTGGTGCCGCCCAGCACCACGGCGCTGATGGCGTCGAGGTTTTCGGTCTGGCCCGCGTTCGGGTCACCCGCGCCGGTGCGGGCCACCGACAGCACCGACGCGATGCCGTAGAACAGGCCCGCCAGCACATACACGCCCAGCAGCACCTTGTCGGTGGCAATGCCGGTGAGGCGCGTGGCCTCGGGGCTGTTGCCCACGGCGTAGACATGGCGGCCGGGCGCGGTCTCGCGCAGCGCAAACCAGGTGACGAGGTACAGCACCAGCATGAGCACCGCGCCCCAGACGATGGCGGTCTGCCCCAGCTGGAAGGTGTTGCCCAGTGCGGTCATGCCAGCGGGGATGTCGGTGATGGTCTGCGCGCCCGAGTACAGCTGCGTGGCGGCAAACGCGATGTTGAGCGTGCCCAGCGTCACGATGAAGGGCGGCAGCTTGATCTTGGTGACGAGCAGGCCGTTGATCAACCCGAACAGCATGGTCACCGCCATGCCGCAGGCAATCGCCACGGGCGCCGACAGGCCGTAGTCCGCCGCCATCTTGGTCATCACGATGCCGCCCAGCGCCATGACCATGCCACACGACAGGTCGATACCTGCCGTGAGGATGACCAGCGTCTGGCCGATGGCAATGACCGCCACCACCATGACCTGCTGCAGGATGAGCGCGAAGTTCTGCGCCGACAGAAAGCGCTCACTCTGCGTGGCAAAAAAGACGCACGCCAGAATCAGCGCAATGAACGGCCCCAGCGTGGCCAGTGGCGGTAGTTTGGAAGCGGTCGAGGACATGGCGGCTCCGTGCGGGTGGACAAAGGTGGCGCTCAGGCAGGCCCGTTGCGGCTTGCCTGACGCCTATTCAGCAGAGGCGGCTTACTTGGCTCCCCAGCACAGGTCGGTGCCGGTCTTCACATCCTTGCCATCCACGCCCGCCATGGGCTTGGCAGCGATCAGCGTCACGCCCGTGTCGGTGTAGCCGCTGACCTTTTTGCCGGTCTTGGCATATTCCACGCCGGCCGCCACGCCCATCGCCGCCATGCGCAGCGGGTACTGCTGGCTGGTGGCGGCAATCACGCCCTTGCCCACGTCGGCAATGCCTGCGCAGCCGCCGTCCACCGAGACAATGATGGCGTTTTTGTCTTTGCCTGCGGCCTTGAGGGCGTTGTAGGCACCGGCCGCTGCGGGCTCGTTGATGGTGTAGACGAGGTTGATGTCGGGGTTCTTCTGCAGGCAGTTTTCCATGCCCGTCTGGCCCTTGGCGCGGTCGCCAAAGCTGTCGGCCATGCACACCACCTCGGCGGGGCGCGACAGCTCGTTGCTCTTGGCATCGTTGGCCTGCAGGCCAAAGCCCTTCAAAAAGCCGTTGTGCCGCTGCGCGCCCACCGGGTGGCCGGGGTGCAGGTCCAGCATCGCAATCACGGGCTTCTTGCCCGCCAGCGCGGCCTTGGCGTACTGGCCGATCAGTTCGCCCGCCTTGTAGTTGTCGGTGGCAAACAGCGCGTCGGTGGCGTCCGCAGGCTCCGTGGGGCTGTCCAGCGCAATCACCATCACGCCGCGCGCCTGCGCCTTCTTGATGGCGGGCACGATGGCCTTGGCGTCGCTGGAGGTGATGAGGATGGTCTTGGCGCCTGCGGCGATCAGGTTCTCCATGGCCGTGACCTGGCCCGCGTTGTCGCCGTCGGTCTTGCCCGCCGCCGACACCACCTTGGCGCCCAGCTTCTTGGCCTCGGCCGTGGCGCCCTCTTTCATCTTCACGAAGAAGGGGTTGGTCTCGGTCTTGGTGATGAGGCCGATCACGGGCTCGGACGCCTGTGCCTGGGCCAGGCCACAGGCCAGGGCTCCAGTGAGGGCAAGGGCAGAAAGCGCGAAGGCGGGGGTGCGTTGCATGGCGTTGTCTCCGGTTTTTGGGATGGCAGATTCCTGTCGGCCCTGTGCTGCGCGGCTGGCAGGTGAACCACTCTTGTCGGGTGGATGGGATCGAACTATAGTGGCCTCAAAGTTAATAAATCAAGTGGATTTACTTATGGTTTTCCCTATTTATTCCACCGACTCCACCCCAGCCTGCACAGCGCTGCCGCTGCGGGTAGCCACAGCGGGCGAAGCCTTGTTTGACCTGATCGAAGAGCCCGATGGCCGCCTCCAGCCCTGCGCAGGCGGCGCGGTCTACAACCTCACGCGGGCGCTGGGTTTGCAAGGGGTGGGCACGCTGTACCTCAACCCGCTGTCGGGCGACCTGCTGGGGCGGCAGCTGGCGCACGGCCTGCACGATGCAGGCGTGGCCCTGGCCTCCAGCGCCCCGGTGCGTGCGCCCAGTGCGCTGGCGCTGGCTGCGCTGGATGCCGAGGGCAAGGCCAGCTACAGCTTTTACCGCGATGGGGTGGCCGACCGCCAGGTGACGGCTGCGGCGCTGATTGCCGCCTGTGCGGCCCAGCCCAGCCTGCAAGTGGTGGCCACGGGCTGCCTGGCGCTGGTGGCGCAGGACGCTGCCATCTACCAACCCTGGCTGGCAGCGCAGCGCGCAGCGGGCCGCATGGTGGTGGTGGATGCCAACCTGCGCCTGTCGGCCGTGGACGATGCCAACGCCTACCGCGCCAACGTGATGGCCGCCCTGCGCCACGCCCACCTCATCAAGGTGAGCGACGACGACCTGGAGGCGCTGGCCATTCCAGGCGCCAATGCGCTGGAGCGCGCCCACTACCTGCAGCAACAGACGCAGGCCCAATGGCTGGCACTGACCCTGGGGCCTGGCGGTGCCTGGCTGCTGCAGCGTGATGGG
It contains:
- a CDS encoding glycosyltransferase family 2 protein, with product MSTTTQPTPTIAVIIPCYNEELAIKQVLLAFRASLPHAHLYVFDNNSTDGTAETASANGATVIHVPLRGKGNVVRRMFADVEADVYVMVDGDATYHAPSARKLIDALIERRLDMVVGARVEPDSEPALSYRPGHRLGNKLLTGCVQMIFGGSFRDMLSGYRVFSRRYVKSFPAQSHGFEIETELNVHALELRMPCAEIDTPYGARPEGSSSKLSTYRDGWRILKTIGRLVLSEKPLQFFGWLGLVLMLVSVALVAPIILEFEQTGQVRRFPTLGLVTGLMLCGAVAVVSGLILHGITQMRRELKRFTYLGIRDLGNGNAKS
- a CDS encoding GtrA family protein, whose product is MTFNRKLGWFVVAGLVGLVVDIAVLTALREPLGIYSARVASFVFAATATWLLNRILTFAGRSSGVSVWNEYLRYMGLMLGGGLVNFTTYSVLVWKFEQTPLWLSLYVCVGSLAGMVVNYLSASYWLYRHKA
- a CDS encoding acyltransferase family protein yields the protein MFEKKIINPDLQWIQALRGIAALMVLFFHMHPHWDLIPTLSMTTAVTRWGFSGVDIFFVLSGFVVFRSARRTIPARGFRPFIKKRLLRIYLGYWPVLLLIALVTMFVYQERLPPIKKMLLSTLLLYPNIWDNWLPPAWSLSMEIYFYLWIGLIVLLPLRYQIKAAVCIIVFLVIWGIGWLATNQEGVYNGLQPLRYVFTGLGIEFLGGALIAHVYDKQALIFERPRLTLPLCIALICAGFSLGMTSPYFDRVEVMRVASFGMIGMSALVLVLTLEQTKLTPPTWLVAVGNASYSIYLLHTFLLDASGRIRVENGITSPAALLTFLLCLPLIIVLISLLWYRLIEKPIMKTAL
- a CDS encoding HAD-IIB family hydrolase, with protein sequence MSPLASWPIDATHYIRGLLTDIDDTLTTEGSITGDAMDALARLKAVGLHLIPITGRPVGWSEPFALAWPVDMIVVENGAVALKRNLTGGIDKFYQQDASTRARNFSRMQEVLTNIEATVPGAFRATDSAGRETDIAIDHSEFTHLPQDAIDHAVRIMRAAGMNATVSSIHINGWFGAHNKLEGARWIVRELLGRDLDAEIDRWVYVGDSTNDQLMFQHFPHSVGVANIARFVPQLQHLPRYVTQGERGAGFAEVARAILAGR
- a CDS encoding ROK family transcriptional regulator, whose amino-acid sequence is MLDTDASPPAVDNTAAGPALLRQRGSNHVGLRQFNERVVLQALRTHGSLAKAEMARVTGLTAQTIGLITARLDEDQLLRREAPVRGRVGQPSVPIGLNPDGAFAIGIKIGRRSADWLLVDFTGHVRERVVLDYAFPDIDVLLPAIRTHLNQLLDGLGPLRSRVVGVGVAAPFQLGGWHRMLGLTEAQSEAWNNIDLAEQVQQMTELPVSFAKDTSAACVAELLQGRGRDIPSFLYLFMDTFVGGGLVINSHLHRGLHGNAGAVASLPLSPAQPGQAPAQLISQASLWELEQRFREHGLDPMAAYDKRVLQAPWLEHSRGWIARAAAGLAHCIVSATAFLDLDAVVVDGAAAPELLQALCESARHALADYNWEGLHQPPRLELGTMGSDARALGGALLPLHTCFAPDTDIFLKA
- a CDS encoding RbsD/FucU family protein; translated protein: MLKNIDPLLTPDLLKVLAEMGHDDAIVLADANFTAMSLGIGKPVLRLPGIGMARAVQAVASVLPLAQDVPHPVAYMQVGGTEVPYRSALQRETMDILAREGVASAQAEGVERFAFYERVKKAYAIVVTGELQPWGNFLLRKGVIGDTLNA
- a CDS encoding ATP-binding cassette domain-containing protein codes for the protein MTNSTYTTNAPLVMQAKGLVKRYGQVTALDGADFELRAGEILAVIGDNGAGKSSLIKALSGATVPDEGEILLDGQRIQFKSPIDARRAGIETVYQDLAVAPAMTIAENLFLGRELRRPGLLGSALRMLDKKKMLEESVARMAELKVGIRSMTQAVETLSGGQRQCVAVARAAAFARHVVIMDEPTAALGVKEGNMVLELIRRVRDKGLPVILISHNMPHVFEIADRIHIARLGKRAAVVNPKKISMSDTVAVMTGAMAASDLPAECLA
- a CDS encoding ABC transporter permease; its protein translation is MSSTASKLPPLATLGPFIALILACVFFATQSERFLSAQNFALILQQVMVVAVIAIGQTLVILTAGIDLSCGMVMALGGIVMTKMAADYGLSAPVAIACGMAVTMLFGLINGLLVTKIKLPPFIVTLGTLNIAFAATQLYSGAQTITDIPAGMTALGNTFQLGQTAIVWGAVLMLVLYLVTWFALRETAPGRHVYAVGNSPEATRLTGIATDKVLLGVYVLAGLFYGIASVLSVARTGAGDPNAGQTENLDAISAVVLGGTSLFGGRGMILGTLVGALIVGVFRNGLTLMGVSSVYQILVTGILVILAVATDQLSRKGVR
- a CDS encoding sugar ABC transporter substrate-binding protein, which codes for MQRTPAFALSALALTGALACGLAQAQASEPVIGLITKTETNPFFVKMKEGATAEAKKLGAKVVSAAGKTDGDNAGQVTAMENLIAAGAKTILITSSDAKAIVPAIKKAQARGVMVIALDSPTEPADATDALFATDNYKAGELIGQYAKAALAGKKPVIAMLDLHPGHPVGAQRHNGFLKGFGLQANDAKSNELSRPAEVVCMADSFGDRAKGQTGMENCLQKNPDINLVYTINEPAAAGAYNALKAAGKDKNAIIVSVDGGCAGIADVGKGVIAATSQQYPLRMAAMGVAAGVEYAKTGKKVSGYTDTGVTLIAAKPMAGVDGKDVKTGTDLCWGAK
- a CDS encoding PfkB family carbohydrate kinase encodes the protein MVFPIYSTDSTPACTALPLRVATAGEALFDLIEEPDGRLQPCAGGAVYNLTRALGLQGVGTLYLNPLSGDLLGRQLAHGLHDAGVALASSAPVRAPSALALAALDAEGKASYSFYRDGVADRQVTAAALIAACAAQPSLQVVATGCLALVAQDAAIYQPWLAAQRAAGRMVVVDANLRLSAVDDANAYRANVMAALRHAHLIKVSDDDLEALAIPGANALERAHYLQQQTQAQWLALTLGPGGAWLLQRDGLAVHAREQAPITVVDTVGAGDCFLAGLITAWLSGPERGEEAGARRAEGLMAPVTEARLRAMLLHALASAGHCVERAGCTPPRYEEVRERLALRR